The following proteins are encoded in a genomic region of Lachnospiraceae bacterium KM106-2:
- a CDS encoding sensory box histidine kinase/response regulator has protein sequence MTRTAGERVFQNLGQPLLIVDKKRRLLEYNDVAEMLFPKLATCKSGSKVDLIYPELIDIFEKDEVCDVQLRDRIYEGRASKIYYHQKISGYVVCLLDVTNQRIYMKQLIEMKKNAENANTAKSDFLSRMSHDMRTPMNAVIGMTEIANRSLDNKEVVENCLNNVQHSANYLLALINDILELAKIENDKMKLNETQFNMKDLFYDIEILIKSLLEKKNIQYEIIDHSLEHELFYGDDLRIKQILMNVITNAIKFTPQDGKVTVHRKEHYVDDENSVLEFNIEDNGIGMSEEKAQIIFAPFEQGDDSIQSQYGGSGLGLSISRQLLSLMDGTIEVESELGKGSIFTICIPLRTADACKKVEEKQEEQYNFQGRRVLLVEDNEMNIEVSKMILLMQNLRVEVARNGLSAVNMYIASPEYYYDYILMDVRMPVMDGLEATRRIRESERKDAKQVPIIAMTANAYEEDVRKVKESGMNEHLEKPIDVDRLVMCLKKYEENYI, from the coding sequence GTGACGAGAACTGCAGGGGAAAGAGTTTTTCAGAATTTAGGACAACCGTTGCTTATCGTTGATAAAAAAAGAAGGTTATTAGAATATAATGATGTGGCGGAAATGTTATTTCCTAAATTAGCAACATGCAAAAGTGGGTCGAAGGTAGACTTAATCTATCCAGAGTTAATCGATATCTTTGAGAAGGATGAAGTCTGTGATGTGCAACTTCGTGATAGAATCTATGAAGGACGAGCATCAAAGATCTATTATCATCAAAAGATTAGTGGATATGTTGTCTGTCTACTGGATGTAACGAATCAAAGAATATATATGAAACAGCTAATTGAAATGAAAAAAAATGCCGAAAATGCTAATACAGCTAAAAGTGACTTTTTATCTCGGATGTCCCATGATATGCGTACACCGATGAATGCAGTGATCGGAATGACTGAGATTGCCAATCGAAGTCTGGATAATAAGGAAGTAGTGGAGAATTGTTTAAATAATGTTCAGCATTCGGCTAATTATCTTTTGGCATTGATCAATGATATTCTAGAACTTGCTAAAATTGAAAATGATAAGATGAAGCTAAACGAGACTCAATTTAATATGAAAGATTTATTCTATGATATAGAAATTCTGATCAAATCACTGCTAGAAAAGAAAAATATTCAGTATGAAATAATTGACCATTCTTTAGAACATGAGTTATTTTATGGTGATGACCTAAGGATTAAGCAGATTCTGATGAATGTAATTACGAATGCAATTAAATTTACACCGCAGGATGGAAAAGTAACCGTACATAGAAAAGAGCATTATGTAGATGATGAAAATTCGGTTTTAGAGTTTAATATAGAAGATAACGGAATTGGAATGAGTGAAGAAAAAGCACAGATTATTTTTGCACCTTTTGAGCAAGGGGATGATTCTATCCAATCTCAATATGGAGGATCAGGTCTAGGATTGTCCATAAGCAGGCAGTTACTTTCTTTAATGGACGGAACCATTGAAGTAGAAAGTGAATTAGGAAAAGGAAGTATCTTTACCATATGCATTCCTCTTCGGACTGCGGATGCATGTAAGAAAGTAGAGGAAAAGCAGGAGGAGCAATATAATTTTCAAGGAAGAAGAGTACTTCTTGTAGAAGATAATGAGATGAATATTGAAGTGTCTAAAATGATCCTTTTGATGCAGAATTTAAGAGTGGAGGTGGCTAGGAATGGCCTATCTGCTGTAAATATGTACATAGCTTCGCCTGAATACTATTACGATTATATCTTAATGGATGTAAGAATGCCAGTTATGGATGGACTAGAAGCAACAAGAAGAATTAGGGAGTCAGAAAGAAAGGATGCAAAACAGGTTCCAATTATAGCTATGACAGCGAATGCTTATGAGGAAGACGTTAGAAAAGTAAAAGAATCTGGAATGAATGAACATTTAGAAAAACCAATCGATGTGGATCGGTTAGTGATGTGTTTAAAGAAGTACGAAGAAAATTACATTTAA